One genomic segment of Paenibacillus xylanexedens includes these proteins:
- a CDS encoding VOC family protein: MSISLNVYVITDGNGREAVDFYQKAFGAEVLALQTFGEGPSDPNHPIPPEAKDRIMHASLQIGSSVLMLSDTFPGMPYTIGNHVSITVNTDTVDEAKAIFSQLEDGGVVEMAIQETFWSPAYGTVVDKFGVHFQINATPGQA; encoded by the coding sequence ATGTCGATCAGCTTGAATGTGTATGTGATAACAGATGGTAATGGACGTGAAGCGGTAGATTTTTATCAAAAGGCATTTGGAGCGGAAGTGCTCGCGCTTCAAACATTTGGCGAAGGTCCATCCGACCCTAATCATCCCATCCCGCCAGAAGCGAAAGACCGTATTATGCATGCTTCTTTGCAGATTGGCAGCTCGGTATTAATGTTGTCCGACACATTTCCAGGCATGCCGTACACCATAGGTAATCATGTTAGTATTACTGTGAACACGGATACTGTGGATGAAGCCAAAGCAATTTTCAGCCAACTGGAAGATGGCGGGGTAGTGGAAATGGCGATACAAGAGACGTTCTGGAGTCCAGCCTACGGCACGGTTGTCGACAAATTCGGCGTACATTTTCAGATTAATGCTACGCCTGGACAAGCTTAA